The following coding sequences are from one Lolium rigidum isolate FL_2022 chromosome 6, APGP_CSIRO_Lrig_0.1, whole genome shotgun sequence window:
- the LOC124662632 gene encoding endoglucanase 3-like has translation MALLRFPILLLAVLLLHNAAALPHHGPAKHDYRDALTKSILFFEGQRSGKLPPSQRVSWRRDSGLSDGSSIKVDLTGGYYDAGDNVKFGFPLAFSATMLAWSVLEFGGMMKGELQHARDAVRWGSDYLLKATSHPDTVYVQVGDASKDHACWERPEDMDTARTVYKVDPSTPGSDVAAETAAALAAASLVFRKSDPVYSSRLVARAKRVFEFADKHRGTYSTKLSAYVCPYYCSYSGYQDELLWGAAWLHRATKNPTYLNYIKVNGQILGADEQDNTFGWDNKHAGARILISKSFLVQKVGALQEYKGHADSFICSMVPGTPTDQTQYTKGGLLFKLSDSNMQYVTSSSFLLLTYAKYLAFSKKTVSCGGATVTPQRLRAIARRQVDYLLGTNPMGLSYMVGYGPKYPKKLHHRASSLPSVAAHPGKIGCSQGFTGLYSGAANPNVHVGAVVGGPNQNDQFPDQRNDYEHSEPATYINAPLVGALAYLAHSSGQL, from the exons ATGGCTCTCCTCCGCTTCCCCATCCTCCTGCTCGCCGTCCTGCTCCTCCACAATGCCGCCGCCTTGCCGCACCACGGCCCCGCCAAGCACGACTACAGGGACGCTCTCACCAAGTCCATCCTCTTCTTCGAGGGCCAGAGGTCCGGGAAGCTGCCGCCGTCCCAGCGCGTGTCCTGGCGCAGGGACTCGGGCCTCTCCGACGGCTCTTCTATCAAG GTTGATTTGACGGGCGGGTACTACGACGCCGGGGACAACGTCAAGTTCGGGTTCCCGCTGGCATTCAGCGCGACGATGCTGGCATGGAGCGTGCTGGAGTTCGGCGGGATGATGAAGGGGGAGCTGCAGCACGCCAGGGACGCCGTCCGCTGGGGCTCCGACTACCTCCTCAAGGCCACCTCCCACCCCGACACCGTCTACGTCCAG GTTGGGGACGCGAGCAAGGACCACGCATGCTGGGAGCGGCCGGAGGACATGGACACGGCGAGGACCGTGTACAAGGTCGACCCGAGCACCCCCGGCTCCGACGTCGCCGCCGAGACCGCCGCGGCCCTCGCCGCGGCTTCCCTCGTCTTCCGCAAGTCCGACCCGGTCTACTCCAGCCGCCTCGTCGCAAGGGCCAAGCGG GTGTTCGAGTTCGCTGACAAGCACAGGGGCACATACAGCACCAAGCTCTCGGCATACGTCTGCCCATACTACTGCTCCTATTCAGGATACCAG GATGAGCTGCTATGGGGCGCCGCATGGCTGCACAGGGCCACCAAGAACCCAACCTACCTCAACTACATCAAGGTGAACGGCCAGATCCTCGGCGCCGACGAGCAGGACAACACCTTTGGCTGGGACAACAAGCACGCTGGAGCAAGAATCCTCATCTCCAAG TCCTTCTTGGTGCAGAAGGTGGGCGCCCTACAGGAGTACAAGGGCCACGCCGACAGCTTCATCTGCTCCATGGTTCCCGGAACCCCCACCGACCAGACGCAGTACACCAAGGGCGGCCTCCTCTTCAAGCTCAGCGACAGCAACATGCAGTACGTCACCTCCAGCTCCTTCCTCCTGCTCACCTACGCCAAGTACCTCGCCTTCTCCAAGAAGACCGTCTcctgcggcggcgccaccgtcacGCCGCAGCGCCTCCGTGCCATTGCCAGGCGCCAG GTTGACTACTTGCTCGGGACCAACCCGATGGGCCTGTCGTACATGGTGGGGTACGGACCCAAGTACCCGAAGAAGCTCCACCACCGGGCCTCCTCCCTCCCCTCCGTCGCGGCGCACCCGGGCAAGATCGGCTGCTCGCAGGGGTTCACCGGCCTCTACTCCGGCGCGGCCAACCCCAACGTGCACGTCGGTGCCGTCGTCGGCGGGCCCAACCAGAACGACCAGTTCCCCGACCAGCGCAACGACTACGAGCACTCCGAGCCGGCCACCTACATCAACGCGCCGCTCGTAGGAGCGCTCGCCTACCTCGCCCACTCCTCCGGCCAGCTCTAG